A window of the Hippoglossus stenolepis isolate QCI-W04-F060 chromosome 8, HSTE1.2, whole genome shotgun sequence genome harbors these coding sequences:
- the preb gene encoding prolactin regulatory element-binding protein, producing the protein MGRKRVPDVYRAPFPLYSIKVDPKTGLVITAGGGGASKTGIKNAVQFLALELVGEHRYSASLLHSHDTDTRATMNMAVGDGVIAAGQDGTCCLMRFQHCAKTEGGKAAAKDAGNSVQQGNARRRAGKGDKGGKDGAAASGETSDMKDETAQISVTGLAEVQSDLNPQDPLQKVVSFSADLSLLLTGGTDGHIRVWEFPSLKKKFDFKAHEGEIEDLDMSPGKKHLVTVGRDFACSVWSGNQLAMNLKWHETLPQMAEKTYRYMACRFGKVEDQKEALRLYTVQIPHKRDRRPPPCYLTKWDGKSFLPMMTAPCGNEVISCLAVSDSGTFLGLGTVTGSVAIYIAFSLQKLYYVQESHGIVVTGLAFLPDSLKGKNIIGNNETAMLSVAVDSRCQVHAVPNRRSFPIWLVLLCCGLMVVGVILLLQYLFPGFM; encoded by the exons ATGGGGAGGAAGAGGGTCCCAGATGTGTACAGAGCCCCTTTTCCCTTATACTCCATTAAAGTTGACCCCAAAACCGGGCTGGTgatcacagcaggaggaggaggtgcctCCAAAACGGGCATTAAGAATGCGGTG CAATTTCTTGCTCTAGAGCTGGTTGGAGAACATCGGTACAGTGCCAGCCTCCTTCACTCTCATGATACCGACACACGAGCCACCATGAACATGGCCGTAGGGGATGGTGTAATTGCTGCAGGACAGGATGGGACCTGCTGCCTGATGAGGTTTCAACACTGTGCAAAGACCGAAGGAGGCAAAGCTGCTGCCAAAGATG CAGGGAACAGTGTGCAGCAGGGTAATGCCAGGCGGCGAGCTGGGAAAGGAGACAAAGGTGGAAAGGATGGAGCCGCAGCCTCTGGAGAAACGTCTGATATGAAGGATGAGACAGCTCAAATCTCTGTGACTGGTTTGGCTGAAGTACAGTCCGACCTGAACCCTCAGGACCCGCTCCAGAAGGTGGTCAGCTTCAGTGCTGACCTGAGCCTTCTGCTGACAGGAGGCACCGACGGGCACATACGAGTCTGGGAG TTTCCATCACTGAAGAAGAAGTTTGACTTCAAAGCACACGAAGGGGAGATAGAAGACTTGGATATGAGTCCTGGGAAAAAG CACCTGGTGACTGTTGGCAGGGACTTTGCCTGCAGTGTATGGAGTGGCAACCAATTGGCAATGAATCTGAAATGGCATGAGACCCTTCCTCAAATGGCTGAGAAGACTTATCGATATATGGCTTGCAG GTTTGGAAAGGTAGAGGACCAGAAAGAGGCCCTGAGGCTTTACACAGTGCAGATCCCCcataaaagagacagaagacCACCTCCCTGCTACCTCACCAAGTGGGACGGCAAGAGCTTCCTGCCGATGATGACGGCTCCCTGTGGCAATGAAGTCATCTCCTGTCTGGCTGTCAG CGACTCTGGAACATTCCTTGGCCTTGGAACTGTAACAGGATCAGTAGCAATCTACATTGCTTTCTCCCTTCAG aAGCTCTATTATGTACAGGAGTCCCATGGCATCGTTGTGACAGGCCTGGCCTTCCTGCCCGACTCGCTGAAAGGCAAAAATATCATAGGGAATAATGAAACGGCCATGCTGAGTGTAGCTGTGGACAGCCGCTGTCAAGTACATGCTGTCCCCAACCGAA GGTCCTTTCCTATCTGGCtggtgctgctctgctgtggctTGATGGTTGTGGGAGTCATCCTCCTCCTACAGTACCTCTTTCCAGGatttatgtaa
- the lyplal1 gene encoding lysophospholipase-like protein 1 isoform X1, with the protein MAAARRLQTCAVSPAGKHSASVIFLHGSGDTGRGLRAWVRDVMVPDLAFSHIKVIYPTAPARPYTPMRGALSTVWFDRLKISRDCPEHLESIDAMCSTLGSIIEAEVNAGIHKDRVVIGGFSMGGAMALHLACRYHPDVAGVFALSSFLNKDSVNFQAVEERLRAGLSLPELIQCHGTRDELVLHQWGEDTSTLLKEAGMTTTFHSFPGLNHQLSQPEMELLRSWILNKLPPTTSADSQN; encoded by the exons ATGGCTGCTGCGAGGAGGCTTCAGACATGTGCGGTGTCTCCGGCGGGGAAACACTCTGCCTCGGTCATCTTCCTGCACGGCTCAG GTGACACTGGGCGGGGACTGAGAGCCTGGGTTCGAGATGTTATGGTGCCGGATCTGGCCTTCAGCCACATCAAAGTTATTTACCCCACAGCCCCAGCTAG GCCATACACACCAATGAGAGGGGCTCTGTCCACTGTCTGGTTTGACCGTCTCAAGATCTCGCGGGACTGCCCAGAGCACCTCGAGTCCATAGACGCCATGTGCAGCACCTTAGGGTCCATCATTGAGGCCGAGGTCAACGCCGGGATCCACAAAGACAGGGTGGTCATTG GTGGATTCTCGATGGGCGGAGCCATGGCTCTCCATCTGGCGTGTCGCTATCACCCTGATGTAGCAGGAGTTTTTGCACTATCCAGCTTTCTCAACAAGGACTCTGTCAATTTTCAG GCTGTGGAGGAGCGGCTCAGAGCAGGACTCTCACTGCCCGAGTTGATCCAGTGCCATGGGACCAGGGATGAGCTGGTGCTTCATCAGTGGGGAGAGGACACATCCACGCTGCTGAAGGAGGCTGGCATGACCACTACCTTCCACTCCTTTCCAGGCCTAAATCATCAGCTCTCCCAGCCTGAAATGGAGCTGCTGAGAAGCTGGATCCTCAACAAGCTTCCTCCTACCACCTCCGCTGACTCACAGAATTAG
- the lyplal1 gene encoding lysophospholipase-like protein 1 isoform X2: MKPCRCDTGRGLRAWVRDVMVPDLAFSHIKVIYPTAPARPYTPMRGALSTVWFDRLKISRDCPEHLESIDAMCSTLGSIIEAEVNAGIHKDRVVIGGFSMGGAMALHLACRYHPDVAGVFALSSFLNKDSVNFQAVEERLRAGLSLPELIQCHGTRDELVLHQWGEDTSTLLKEAGMTTTFHSFPGLNHQLSQPEMELLRSWILNKLPPTTSADSQN, encoded by the exons ATGAAGCCTTGTCGCT GTGACACTGGGCGGGGACTGAGAGCCTGGGTTCGAGATGTTATGGTGCCGGATCTGGCCTTCAGCCACATCAAAGTTATTTACCCCACAGCCCCAGCTAG GCCATACACACCAATGAGAGGGGCTCTGTCCACTGTCTGGTTTGACCGTCTCAAGATCTCGCGGGACTGCCCAGAGCACCTCGAGTCCATAGACGCCATGTGCAGCACCTTAGGGTCCATCATTGAGGCCGAGGTCAACGCCGGGATCCACAAAGACAGGGTGGTCATTG GTGGATTCTCGATGGGCGGAGCCATGGCTCTCCATCTGGCGTGTCGCTATCACCCTGATGTAGCAGGAGTTTTTGCACTATCCAGCTTTCTCAACAAGGACTCTGTCAATTTTCAG GCTGTGGAGGAGCGGCTCAGAGCAGGACTCTCACTGCCCGAGTTGATCCAGTGCCATGGGACCAGGGATGAGCTGGTGCTTCATCAGTGGGGAGAGGACACATCCACGCTGCTGAAGGAGGCTGGCATGACCACTACCTTCCACTCCTTTCCAGGCCTAAATCATCAGCTCTCCCAGCCTGAAATGGAGCTGCTGAGAAGCTGGATCCTCAACAAGCTTCCTCCTACCACCTCCGCTGACTCACAGAATTAG